In Comamonas koreensis, the genomic stretch ATCTTCCTCGATCCACCATTCTCCGGCCAGCTGTTTGTGCCAGCGCTCAAGGCGGCGCAGGCGGCGGTGACGGCGCAGGGCTTTATCTACCTCGAAGCGCCCCAAGCCTGGAGCGACGAGGCCCTGGCCGAGCTGGGCCTGGTGCGCCACCGCTACCTGAAGGCGGGCGCCGTGCATGCGCACTTGCTCAAGAGGGCTGAGGACGCAGCCGGCTGAACGGGAATGCCTGCCCGCTGGCAGGGTGGTGGCAGAAATGGTTTATGCTGCGCTGCAATGTGCCAGGAGACTGGCACAACGATGATGCTTTGCAGGAGACAGACATGACACTGGCCATCTACCCAGGCACCTTTGACCCCATGACCCTGGGCCACGAAGACGTGGTGCGCAGGGCTTACCAGCTGTTTGGCAATGTGATTGTGGCCGTGGCCGAAGGCCACCACAAGAAGACCATGTTCTCGCTCAAGGAGCGCATGGACATGGCGCGCGAAGCGGTCAAGCACTACCCCAGCGTGCGGGTGGAGAGCTACTCGGGCCTACTGCGTGATTTTGTCGTCGCGCAAGGCGGCAATGCGATTGTGCGCGGCCTGCGCGCAGTCACCGACTTTGACTACGAGTTCCAGCTCGCTGGCATGAACCGCTCGCTGATGCCCGATGTGGAAGCCGTGTTCCTGACGCCCAGCACCCGCTACCAGTTCATCAGCAGCACTTTTGTGCGCGAGATTGCGATGCTCAGCGGTGAGGTCGACAAGTTTGTCTCGCCCTATGTCGCGCAGGAGCTGCAGCGCAAGGTGGCGCAGCGCCGGGCCGAAGAGGCCTGATGGCCGCGCGCAACCCGCTCAGTGCTGGTGCATGACAGGGGGGCGACCACTCTCGAGCGGGTGGGGCCGCCGCACAATGTCATGCACATAGCGCAGCTTTTGCAGCGCCCCGGCCGATAGCGCAAAAGGATAGGCGTCCTGCTGGCCCAAGCTGCGGTTGAGGCTGTTGAGCAGCAATGTCACCGGCACCCACTGCGCCACCATGTCTTCAAAGCGGGGGGGCGGCTGGACAAAGGGGTCGCTGATGGTGACCGAGGGGCGGCCTTCGGCCATTGTCAAATCGGTTTGGTAGCTGGCTGCGGTCTCCAGCATGTCGACCATGTGCAGGTAGTGGGCCCAGGATTCGGCCCAGTCTTCCCACGGGTGTGCGCTCGCATAGGCGCTGACGAATTGCGCACTCCACTGCGAGTAACCCGGCGGGTTGGCATAGTAGTCTTGCAGCGCTTGCGGATAGCTTTGGCGCTCATCGCCAAAGAGCTGGCGAAAGCTGTCGAGCTCGCCGCCATCGCGCACCAGCTTGTCCCAGAAGAAATGACCCGACTCATGGCGCAGATGGCCCAGCAAGGTGCGATAGGGCTCGTGCAGGGCCACGCGGCGGCGCACGCGCTCGTCATCGTCGGCCTCTGCGATGTTGATGGTGATGAGCCCGTTGGAATGGCCGGTGATCACCGGCTGGTCGGGCACATCGGCGAGAAACTGGTAGTGGGGCGTCCAGTTCGGCTGATCGGGGTGCAGCCCCAGGCGCGCCAACGTAACGTACAGCCGCCGCTTGGCGTTCTCCAGCTTTTGCCAGCGCAAGGTGTTGCCGCTGACAGAGAGATCGGGCAGCACCAGCGTCTGGCGGCAAGAGCTGCACAGCCTGTTGGGCTCGTCAGCAGGGATCGCAAAATTGCAGGCTTGGTATTGGTCGCGGTTGGCACACATGCGGTAGCGCTGGCTGCTGTGCGTCGCCTTGGAGGGAATGCGTTGCCACAAAGCGGCTGGCCCGCCGTCTGCAGATGCCGTGCCATCGGTGTTCACGGCTGCCATGGCCCCGACATCGTCGCAGTCCGGCAGGTAGGCCAGCGTTGCGCCGCAGTTGACGCAGTGCACGCTTTCAAAAAATACCAGGTGACCGCATTGGTCGCAGTGGAAAAGGCGCATCGGCCAAGCTTAACGCATCGCCGGTCAATTGACCATGGCCTTCAAGTCGGACACGAACGGGTGTACATGCGAAAAAAAACCAGCCGGCATGCACCAGCTGGTTTTTTGGCGAGCCAGGCTCACGCCGCTTATTGCTTGACGATCAGGCTGTTGCGCACTTCGGTCACGCCCTTGACGCCACGAGCGATCTGACCGGCACGGTCCTTTTCCATTTGCGACTTGGCAAAACCGGACAGCTGAACAATGCCGCCGTCCATGGTCTTCACATTGATGGAGCTGGCCGAGGTTTCCTTGTCTTCAGCCAGCTTGGCCTTGACAGCGGTGGTCACAGCGGAGCCATCGATGTATTCACCCACGGTTTCTTGCTTGCGAGCCACGGAGCAGCCAGTGGCCATCACCAGGGTTGCACCAGCGAAAGCAGCGATAGCGATAGTACGGGAGAGTTTCATTTTTGTTTCCTCGCAAAGTGTTGTTAGGGTGCTTGAAAATCGATCGGCATCTGCACCGCACTTATCCGTTATATGCCGATAGATACTTGAAAATCAGTCGCGACGGCGGGTCGCCATGATGACCAGGGTTGCCAATGCGGCACCTGCTGCCATGGCAATCGCCATCGACTTGCCCGGCTGGTCAGAGACGTACTCGTTGGCACGCTCTTGGGCACGGTAGAACTGCTCACGGGCACGGTGCGAGGAGTCAGCGGCGAGGCCAATGCCGCGCTCTGCCCAGTCCTGTGCACGGGAGGCAATGTGATCGATGGAATGGTTCTTTTCATGGCCGTATTCATCGATCGCACGCTCGGCCTTGTTGGCCGCGGACTTCACGGCACGGCGCGTGTGGCCCACCGCCTTTTCAGCGCCATCGAGCACGTCGTTGGCGGTGTCTTCTACCTTGTCCACAGCGTCCTTGGCAATTTTTTCGGTATCCATGAAATAGCCTCTTTCTATGATGTTCAATGAAGATCTTGCAGTGTACGTTGACCTGCGCGTACCGGATAAATGTATCGTGTGGTGAGCACAGGTTCAAGGGTTGTCAAAGCGCTACTTCTTCAACAATCCCATCAGGAACGATGCGACAGCGAGCACGATGAAAATCACAAACAAGATCTTGGCAATGCCGACCGCACTGGCCGCAATACCACCGAAGCCGAAGACGGCCGCAATCAGTGCGATGACCAGGAAGACAACAGCGTAATGCAGCATATTTTTTTCCTCATGTTGTTTGCTGTGCAAGAAGGTGCGAGCAATGACTGCATTCTGGCCGCTGCCCGCATGCAGCCTTGCCAGTAGGTGCGAAGAACAGGTGTAGGACAGCTCCCGCGATGTGTGGATGCGCGGCGGCGAAGACGCGGTTTGCAGGGGTGCAGCAAGGGCACCGCGCGTGGCTTTCGCGCGGTGTTTGGTGGACTGCTGTGCGGATGGCGAGGGAGGGGAGAGGACGCCAGGCTGCTGGCCGCAGCCCGGGCCCTTAGTTCTGCGGCAGATTGGCCGAGATGGTGGTGCCTTGCTGCGGGGCAGAGGCG encodes the following:
- the coaD gene encoding pantetheine-phosphate adenylyltransferase; protein product: MTLAIYPGTFDPMTLGHEDVVRRAYQLFGNVIVAVAEGHHKKTMFSLKERMDMAREAVKHYPSVRVESYSGLLRDFVVAQGGNAIVRGLRAVTDFDYEFQLAGMNRSLMPDVEAVFLTPSTRYQFISSTFVREIAMLSGEVDKFVSPYVAQELQRKVAQRRAEEA
- a CDS encoding zinc-binding metallopeptidase family protein encodes the protein MRLFHCDQCGHLVFFESVHCVNCGATLAYLPDCDDVGAMAAVNTDGTASADGGPAALWQRIPSKATHSSQRYRMCANRDQYQACNFAIPADEPNRLCSSCRQTLVLPDLSVSGNTLRWQKLENAKRRLYVTLARLGLHPDQPNWTPHYQFLADVPDQPVITGHSNGLITINIAEADDDERVRRRVALHEPYRTLLGHLRHESGHFFWDKLVRDGGELDSFRQLFGDERQSYPQALQDYYANPPGYSQWSAQFVSAYASAHPWEDWAESWAHYLHMVDMLETAASYQTDLTMAEGRPSVTISDPFVQPPPRFEDMVAQWVPVTLLLNSLNRSLGQQDAYPFALSAGALQKLRYVHDIVRRPHPLESGRPPVMHQH
- a CDS encoding BON domain-containing protein, which produces MKLSRTIAIAAFAGATLVMATGCSVARKQETVGEYIDGSAVTTAVKAKLAEDKETSASSINVKTMDGGIVQLSGFAKSQMEKDRAGQIARGVKGVTEVRNSLIVKQ
- a CDS encoding DUF1328 domain-containing protein; translated protein: MLHYAVVFLVIALIAAVFGFGGIAASAVGIAKILFVIFIVLAVASFLMGLLKK